The genomic stretch AATCTTAGACCCTGGTTCTAATGTTTGCAATATCgactcccaaatttccatagctAGTGGTTGTCTGAGTTCAGGATGTTCGGTATCTCTAGGAGCTCCAAACTTCATGAAGTTTTCTGCCGTGTACCTGACTCACATGTCCAAATTATATTGCGCGAGTTACAATAATTTCCAATATTGTTCACATGGTGATACTATATAATTCATCTTGTCACAGTTTATGGATAACATATAGTACCATTATTTCTTTGATAGTAATGTTAGGTTTCATTCCCCACAAAACTATAATGGTATCAATAATGTCCTAATGTTGATCAGACTTTTAAGGCAAGAAACTAAAGTAACTTCTGTACTAGAAAGCACCAACCTTCTAGGGCTACGAGGTAAATCGCGAGCTAGTCCAAATAGAGTGTCAGAATCAAGAAGCCCACCATTTCCATGAGGTATAGCTTTAACATACTTGCAACCTCCAACAGATGGAAATTCTGGGTTTGATTGGTTCGTAGCGAAAAATTCACCGATACCGACTTTGATATCGTCGCGACCCATCATGTGCAGTAAGTCGTAGATTACATCTATTGTTGCTGCATTTGCCCACCCTGTTGGGCTTACAATGATTGCCTAAAACACCAAATGTGTCATGTTAGTTTATTTGTTAATTGTTCAGACGATGCAAATAAGCATGAATATCGAAATACCTTAAGGTTGATGAGTTCAACAGGAACtttaaggagataaaatagaGCGAGAAAATCTCCTGCACTCATGTCCATGTCAAACACAACAGGTTTCCCTAGTAGTTTGTTTTGGAAATCTGGCTTATAAGTTATTTCTTCATAGTAAGGAAACTGTGAAGTGAAATTGAACCTCCCAGTCTGCTGTGGCTGATTTAGAATCTACGAAAGAAACCAGAAAGCAAAATTCACGCACTAACATCATGATATCGGTTTTAAGACCCCGAGAAAAAGTAGAGCATAAATAACTCATTGATTGATCTTGAAGAagtttgaatataatataaaaaaaaatagacatACATTTAAGAAGCTTATGAAGAATTCTTTGTCAAGTAAGCTCTTTTTATCTTTGTTAGGCTTTGCTTTTGTGGCAACAAGCACGTTCACCGAGTCTTGACCGTCCACCTCCTTTGTGTAACCATCCTATACAATGTGAAATAACCGAATAGCAGTGAGACGTTAGTCGATGTGTgcgtaatattttttttacagtAAGAGTGTATACCTGACATCTCCCTGTACCATTCTTAACGAAGCAAAATGGATCTGTTAGTTCTTGTTGAATGTGACCACTATGGACAGAACCTTTCTTGAGATTGAATTTAGGAACCTTGAGGCCGTCGAATAATGGATTGGAGCCATCTGATACACCATAAGGTTTGTTGGAAGTAATTACAGTTATATTCATATACTCCATTTCAGCAAAttcattttctcctttgtttCTGTTAGAGTTCCTCATGATTGAAGTGGCTACACCAACTGCGAAAGAGTCCCACATAAAATAACTCGTATAAAAATTATTGTCTAACCAAATATCGCGTATCATTTTCAAGGACTTGAAACAGTATTGTGCTTCGTACGTGTCTTGACTCTTTTCAAATTCGTCGAAGAATTGTTCATTGACGGGGATTGTGTTTGTTGCATCAAGAGGAACAAGAGTAATAGGAATGCCAGAATGAATCACCTGCATGTTACTTCTCAGTCAATAACCAAAACTATATATACATTTATCAACACATTCTAAAATTGAATTTTATCGATCGTAGTATGAGATAGTCTTGTTAACCTGATATGCTGCAAAAGGGTCTACAAACATGTTGAACTCTGCATAAGGGTTAGCTTTATAATTTGTGAACAAATTGCCAATGTCACCACACTGGCTTGGTAAGCAAGAAAAGGAAGACTTTTTCGGGCAACAACGGGCGGGATTTTTTGATCTGACACTGCCGCCCATGATGTAAATATGTTCCACATTCTTCTTTAGGTGTGGACTGTTTTCGAGAAAAATGGCTATATTTGTATGTGCTCCAATCACAATCAGAGTTATAGGACCTGCAGATACTTTGTCAATCAGCACTTTCTGAGCAGTCGGTTGTTGCAGCGGCCTATATCTCCTTTTTCCTTGTGGAAGAAAAGCTTTACGAATGCCGAAGTTAGTATCGATATCCAAGTGACCGCCAAATCCAACAGGTATAGCCTGTCTGTATCTGCAATTTCCTGCTGTTGTCATTCCCTGATTCATTAAAACACCATTGAACATATTAATCATGAACACCAACATAAGCACTTATTTTAAACACATTTTCGCATTCTGCATAATCCAAACAAATATACCTGTTCTATAATTGGAAGATATCCACCAACATTCGGAAG from Vicia villosa cultivar HV-30 ecotype Madison, WI linkage group LG4, Vvil1.0, whole genome shotgun sequence encodes the following:
- the LOC131595517 gene encoding nucleoside hydrolase 3-like, which gives rise to MKIINCLVCMLFHVFDHQRMFSMMFWVAFVLIILSGACVNIVEGKPHRILLDTDVDTDDLFALLYLLKLNSSEFHLEGVTLNANAWTNAGHSVNQVYDILYMMGRDDIAVGVGGEGGILPNGTILPNVGGYLPIIEQGMTTAGNCRYRQAIPVGFGGHLDIDTNFGIRKAFLPQGKRRYRPLQQPTAQKVLIDKVSAGPITLIVIGAHTNIAIFLENSPHLKKNVEHIYIMGGSVRSKNPARCCPKKSSFSCLPSQCGDIGNLFTNYKANPYAEFNMFVDPFAAYQVIHSGIPITLVPLDATNTIPVNEQFFDEFEKSQDTYEAQYCFKSLKMIRDIWLDNNFYTSYFMWDSFAVGVATSIMRNSNRNKGENEFAEMEYMNITVITSNKPYGVSDGSNPLFDGLKVPKFNLKKGSVHSGHIQQELTDPFCFVKNGTGRCQDGYTKEVDGQDSVNVLVATKAKPNKDKKSLLDKEFFISFLNILNQPQQTGRFNFTSQFPYYEEITYKPDFQNKLLGKPVVFDMDMSAGDFLALFYLLKVPVELINLKAIIVSPTGWANAATIDVIYDLLHMMGRDDIKVGIGEFFATNQSNPEFPSVGGCKYVKAIPHGNGGLLDSDTLFGLARDLPRSPRRYTAENFMKFGAPRDTEHPELRQPLAMEIWESILQTLEPGSKITVLTNGPLTNLAKVLSVKNISSRIQEVYVVGGHISESVNDKGNLFSVPSNEYAEFNMFLDPIAAKTVFESEFNITLIPLGIQRKANSFSSTLNLFIRTQKTPEAVFSKRLLTRLLCLEKSHNRYQHMDTFLGEILGAVVLVNSHSRILDVKFESKSVKLFAEGIESTDGKIAVDIKNGKLVRILSHIDAKTYQETYVKSLGDSNQSAKVGSFKEQKRKWSYPHDKS